Proteins from a genomic interval of Nocardia sp. BMG51109:
- a CDS encoding BTAD domain-containing putative transcriptional regulator codes for MFPDHNGSVGAGTHTRPGTDRGGSLPGSSVDVALLGEIALCRDGDLAAVPGARARLLLAALAMRPGRSRSAQALIDDVWGEQPPRAPMNALHTQVSRLRSALPDGALEVGPAGYRLALAEDRIDLTLVRLLERQARELLEGADGKGCLDRVARARALWRAEPGSDLPPGPVADELGELAAARWNALDLLELTAREMAGDLAGAIAVARRAAASASLDEPAQATLMRLLAADGRTSEALEVFATVRRRLADELGTDPGPALVELNTAILRGERLAGAGQATRSAGTRNPAQQVASAQHGLDAVDDGIPAEPAAPPLLSVIGLRAAPNPLLGREGDLDALERLLRNSRVTTVLGPGGTGKTRVANELGTRVGAEQAVVLVELASLRVDPDGLAATCAEIEAAIGATLGVNEYSREIRVLRPNQEVDARRRVREALSLRPMLLILDNCEHLIDAVAEVVADLVGACDRLTVLTTSRAPLAITAETVYPLPPLAIGARDSPATDLFAARARAVRPSVRLDPDIVARLCRTLDGLPLAIELAAARVRTMSVEEIESRLEHRFTLLRSGDRTSPERHRTLHAVIEWSWNLLDPEQQTALLRLCRFPAGFTLAAAESVAGGSDVLDPGAAVEGLVSQSLLSVLADDDEIPTRYRMLETVREFGEERLVASGEADLVMDRMCGWAREFAFDAARRYPTDEQVPVVLAVAADLDNLLTVLRYALDHRDAPTVYAVFPIAAMLWVMRGAHMELVSWAPRVLTVVPPDCDAAEPADLQMLSHAMIGMHLVFVQEGLRPVATVRMRARRLLRVAAPLSPIARYCGRIICVDPDVPRLARVLAAGARDADDGVRSVALMLRANMRENGSDVYGSIQDANRLLDIVSHHDVWGTSMACQHLGQMSAQAARYQESADHYARAVDLLARLRCYEESVEIRSFRAVSLVGAGRLEEARHELELASGMIGDEQDFGDEVARPNRRRGAVTVGFAEFHLAAGDIDDGLRAYRRTLALYGWPDEIAAPGPGAVMMVSAVLDAHVLYGRISEVPALPRQLSEIAVERMAQLPDLPQVGAVACAVGSYLVAAEVDRASGLTLLALAAKVVGRQDCPTMRRNRHLEMHRAALGGHAVDDALRAVAGLNRRAASNRILQILRDIAPKLRA; via the coding sequence ATGTTTCCTGATCACAACGGCTCCGTAGGCGCCGGAACGCATACCCGGCCCGGCACGGACCGGGGCGGCAGCCTGCCCGGATCGTCCGTCGACGTGGCCCTGCTCGGCGAGATCGCCTTGTGCCGCGACGGCGACCTCGCCGCGGTACCCGGGGCCCGCGCACGGTTGCTGCTCGCCGCATTGGCCATGCGCCCGGGCCGCAGCCGCAGCGCGCAGGCGCTGATCGACGACGTCTGGGGCGAGCAGCCACCGCGCGCGCCGATGAACGCACTGCACACGCAGGTCTCGCGACTGCGGTCGGCGCTACCGGACGGTGCGCTGGAGGTCGGACCGGCCGGATACCGGCTGGCCTTGGCCGAGGACCGGATCGACCTCACGCTGGTTCGGCTCCTGGAACGTCAGGCCCGGGAACTGCTCGAGGGCGCCGACGGGAAGGGCTGCCTGGACAGGGTCGCGCGGGCGCGCGCACTGTGGCGGGCGGAGCCGGGGTCCGATCTGCCGCCCGGGCCGGTCGCCGACGAGCTGGGCGAGCTGGCGGCGGCGCGGTGGAACGCCCTGGACCTGCTGGAACTGACCGCCCGAGAGATGGCGGGCGACCTCGCCGGCGCCATTGCCGTCGCGCGCAGGGCCGCCGCGTCCGCGTCGTTGGACGAGCCCGCGCAGGCCACCCTGATGCGTCTGCTCGCCGCCGACGGCCGCACCAGCGAGGCGCTGGAAGTCTTTGCGACAGTGCGCAGGAGGCTGGCCGACGAGCTCGGCACCGATCCCGGCCCGGCCCTCGTCGAACTGAATACCGCGATTCTGCGCGGCGAGCGGCTGGCCGGTGCCGGACAGGCGACACGATCCGCCGGTACCCGCAACCCCGCCCAGCAGGTGGCTTCGGCGCAGCACGGACTCGATGCGGTGGATGACGGCATTCCCGCGGAACCGGCCGCGCCGCCGCTGCTTTCGGTGATCGGGTTGCGGGCCGCCCCCAATCCGCTGCTGGGCCGCGAGGGGGACCTCGACGCACTCGAACGCCTGTTGCGAAACTCGCGGGTGACCACCGTGCTCGGCCCCGGCGGTACCGGAAAGACCCGTGTGGCCAACGAATTGGGTACCCGGGTGGGTGCGGAGCAGGCCGTGGTCCTGGTCGAACTGGCGTCGTTGCGCGTCGATCCCGACGGATTGGCGGCCACCTGCGCCGAGATCGAGGCCGCCATCGGCGCCACCCTGGGGGTGAACGAATACTCCCGGGAGATCCGGGTTCTGCGGCCGAATCAGGAGGTCGATGCCCGGCGCAGGGTGCGGGAAGCGTTGTCGCTGCGGCCGATGCTGCTGATCCTGGACAATTGCGAACACCTGATCGACGCGGTCGCCGAGGTGGTCGCCGACCTGGTCGGCGCCTGCGACCGGTTGACCGTGCTCACCACCAGCCGCGCACCGCTGGCGATCACCGCCGAGACCGTGTATCCGTTGCCGCCGTTGGCGATCGGCGCCCGCGACTCGCCGGCCACCGACCTGTTCGCGGCGCGAGCACGAGCGGTGCGCCCGTCGGTGCGCCTGGACCCCGATATCGTCGCCCGGCTGTGCCGCACCCTGGACGGCCTGCCGCTGGCCATCGAACTCGCGGCGGCACGGGTGCGCACCATGAGCGTCGAGGAGATCGAGTCCCGGCTCGAACACCGGTTCACGTTGCTGCGCAGCGGCGATCGCACCTCGCCCGAACGTCACCGGACGCTGCACGCCGTGATCGAGTGGAGCTGGAATCTGCTCGACCCCGAACAGCAGACGGCCTTGCTGCGGCTGTGCCGGTTCCCGGCCGGATTCACCCTCGCCGCCGCGGAATCCGTGGCAGGCGGCAGCGACGTGCTCGATCCGGGCGCCGCGGTCGAGGGGCTGGTGAGTCAGTCACTGCTGAGCGTGCTCGCCGACGACGACGAGATTCCGACCCGGTACCGCATGCTGGAGACGGTCCGGGAGTTCGGCGAGGAACGACTGGTCGCGTCCGGGGAAGCCGATCTCGTGATGGACCGGATGTGCGGCTGGGCACGGGAATTCGCCTTCGACGCCGCGCGGCGGTATCCGACCGACGAGCAGGTGCCGGTGGTGCTGGCGGTCGCCGCCGACCTGGACAACCTGCTCACCGTGCTGCGTTATGCGCTCGATCACCGTGACGCCCCGACGGTGTACGCCGTATTTCCGATCGCCGCGATGCTCTGGGTGATGCGCGGTGCGCACATGGAGCTGGTGAGCTGGGCGCCGCGGGTGCTCACCGTGGTGCCGCCGGACTGCGATGCCGCGGAGCCGGCGGATCTGCAGATGCTCAGCCACGCGATGATCGGCATGCATCTGGTGTTCGTGCAGGAGGGATTGCGCCCGGTCGCTACCGTTCGGATGCGCGCCCGCCGCCTGCTGCGAGTGGCGGCGCCACTGAGCCCGATCGCGCGGTACTGCGGCCGGATCATCTGTGTCGACCCCGATGTTCCTCGGCTGGCGCGCGTACTGGCCGCCGGGGCCCGCGACGCGGACGACGGTGTGCGCTCGGTCGCGTTGATGCTGCGCGCGAACATGCGCGAGAACGGCAGCGACGTGTACGGGTCGATACAGGACGCGAACCGATTGCTGGACATCGTCAGTCACCACGACGTGTGGGGTACATCGATGGCGTGCCAGCACCTGGGGCAGATGTCCGCCCAGGCGGCGCGCTACCAGGAGTCGGCGGATCACTACGCCCGGGCCGTGGACCTGCTGGCGCGTCTGCGGTGCTACGAGGAGAGCGTGGAAATCCGCAGTTTCCGTGCCGTTTCGCTGGTCGGCGCCGGTCGGCTGGAGGAGGCGAGGCACGAGTTGGAACTCGCGTCGGGAATGATCGGCGACGAGCAGGATTTCGGCGACGAGGTGGCGCGGCCCAACCGCCGCCGCGGGGCCGTCACCGTGGGCTTCGCCGAATTCCACCTCGCCGCGGGCGATATAGACGACGGCCTGCGTGCCTACCGGCGGACCCTGGCACTGTACGGGTGGCCCGACGAGATCGCCGCGCCCGGCCCCGGGGCCGTCATGATGGTCAGCGCCGTGCTCGACGCGCACGTTCTCTACGGCCGGATATCCGAGGTGCCGGCGCTGCCGCGGCAGTTGAGCGAGATCGCGGTGGAGCGGATGGCGCAGCTCCCGGATCTGCCGCAGGTCGGCGCCGTGGCCTGCGCGGTGGGCTCGTATCTCGTTGCCGCCGAGGTGGATCGGGCGTCCGGCCTCACCCTGCTGGCCTTGGCGGCGAAGGTCGTGGGCCGTCAGGACTGCCCGACGATGCGGCGGAACCGCCACCTGGAGATGCATCGCGCGGCCCTCGGCGGGCACGCGGTGGACGATGCGCTGCGTGCCGTCGCGGGTCTGAACCGGCGGGCGGCGTCGAACCGGATCCTGCAGATCCTCCGGGACATCGCCCCGAAGCTGCGCGCATGA
- a CDS encoding ABC transporter permease, translating into MTTTTMPAPARTGRHAAPAAIPEVSNHIPFRQTVANSFTMAYRGILKIKHNPEQLFDVTIQPILFTALFAYIFGGAIGGSVQAYLPTLIPGILVQTVVLTSVVTGTQLREDMDKGVFDRFKSLPIARISALSGALIADMVRYGLATVLTIVVGLILGYRPDGGVPGVVAAGLVVVVCSFAVSWIWALVGVTGKSAASVQGISMMIMFPLTFMSGAFVSVGTMPGWLQGLNKVNPIYYMVDACRELMNTNSYTGNLAWCLIGSAAVIVIFAPLALRAYMRRA; encoded by the coding sequence ATGACCACCACCACGATGCCCGCACCCGCGCGCACCGGGCGGCACGCGGCACCCGCCGCGATTCCCGAGGTGAGCAACCACATTCCGTTCCGGCAGACGGTGGCGAATTCGTTCACCATGGCCTACCGGGGCATCCTGAAGATCAAACACAATCCGGAACAGCTGTTCGACGTCACGATCCAGCCGATCCTGTTCACCGCCCTGTTCGCCTACATCTTCGGCGGCGCCATCGGCGGCAGCGTGCAGGCGTACCTGCCCACGCTGATCCCGGGCATTCTGGTGCAGACCGTGGTCCTGACCTCGGTCGTCACCGGGACGCAGCTGCGCGAGGATATGGACAAGGGAGTGTTCGACCGCTTCAAATCCCTTCCGATCGCGCGTATTTCGGCCCTGTCGGGGGCACTGATCGCCGATATGGTGCGCTACGGCCTCGCCACCGTGCTCACCATCGTGGTCGGGCTGATCCTGGGCTACCGGCCCGACGGCGGGGTGCCCGGCGTCGTGGCCGCGGGCCTGGTCGTCGTGGTCTGCTCGTTCGCGGTCAGCTGGATCTGGGCGCTGGTCGGCGTCACCGGCAAGAGTGCCGCGTCGGTGCAGGGCATCTCGATGATGATCATGTTCCCGCTGACCTTCATGTCCGGCGCCTTCGTCTCGGTCGGCACCATGCCGGGCTGGCTGCAGGGATTGAACAAGGTCAACCCGATCTACTACATGGTCGACGCCTGCCGGGAGCTGATGAACACCAACAGCTACACCGGCAACCTGGCGTGGTGCCTGATCGGCTCGGCCGCGGTGATCGTGATCTTCGCGCCGCTGGCCCTGCGGGCCTACATGCGCCGGGCGTGA
- a CDS encoding daunorubicin resistance protein DrrA family ABC transporter ATP-binding protein, translating to MTSHEPADVLAIEADGLVKVFGEQRAVDGVSLTVPRGAVYGVLGPNGAGKTTTIRMLATLLRPDGGSARIFGRDVVAEPTAVRSLIGVTGQYASVDEKLSATENLTIFSRLLGLSRAEARRKSVELLEEFGLTEAASKPLENFSGGMRRRLDLAASLIATPPLLFLDEPTTGLDPRTRAQMWETIRRLVREGATVLLTTQYLDEADQLADRIAVIDRGKVIADGTSEELKASVGLSSLQLTLAEPERIEQARAITGEFLSTAAGKLVEAGITPEARRITAPLNDPSVTADLLIRLRDNDIRVDEINVSKPSLDEVFFALTGHGAENDTDTDNSERSAA from the coding sequence ATGACTTCTCATGAACCCGCTGATGTCCTCGCCATCGAGGCGGACGGGCTGGTCAAGGTCTTCGGGGAACAGCGGGCCGTCGACGGCGTGAGCCTGACGGTGCCGCGGGGTGCCGTATACGGCGTGCTCGGTCCCAACGGAGCCGGCAAGACGACCACCATCCGCATGCTCGCCACGCTGCTGCGCCCCGACGGAGGCAGCGCCCGCATCTTCGGCCGCGACGTGGTGGCCGAACCGACCGCGGTGCGCTCCCTGATCGGGGTCACCGGACAGTACGCCTCGGTGGACGAAAAACTCAGCGCCACCGAGAATTTGACGATCTTCTCCCGCCTGCTCGGCCTGAGCCGGGCCGAGGCCAGGCGCAAGTCGGTCGAACTGCTGGAGGAGTTCGGGCTGACCGAGGCCGCGAGCAAGCCCCTGGAGAACTTCTCCGGCGGCATGCGGCGCCGGCTCGATCTGGCCGCCAGCCTGATCGCGACCCCGCCGCTGCTGTTTCTCGACGAGCCGACCACCGGCCTGGACCCGCGCACCCGCGCGCAGATGTGGGAGACCATCCGGCGCCTGGTCCGCGAGGGCGCGACGGTGCTGCTGACCACGCAGTACCTGGACGAGGCCGACCAACTGGCCGACCGGATCGCGGTGATCGACCGCGGCAAGGTGATCGCCGACGGCACCTCCGAGGAGCTGAAGGCCTCGGTCGGGCTCTCGTCGCTGCAACTGACCCTCGCCGAGCCCGAGCGCATCGAACAGGCGCGGGCGATCACCGGCGAATTCCTGTCCACCGCGGCCGGAAAGCTCGTCGAGGCCGGCATCACCCCCGAAGCCCGCCGGATCACCGCCCCGCTGAACGACCCGAGCGTCACCGCCGATCTGCTGATCCGGTTGCGCGACAACGATATCCGGGTCGACGAGATCAACGTCAGCAAGCCGAGCCTGGACGAGGTGTTCTTCGCGCTCACCGGGCACGGCGCCGAGAACGACACCGACACCGACAACTCCGAAAGGAGCGCGGCATGA
- a CDS encoding TA system VapC family ribonuclease toxin: MSRTVDTNVLVYASDSSSPVHAKAAALVGELLRGPELTTVFWPVLQSYLRIVTHPRICAAPLPIADAHGGVEALLASPSVRLVAEGDSFWNCYTKLGGGRGNDVPDTVIVALMHEHGVATIYSRDRDFRKYPGITVRDPFSD; this comes from the coding sequence ATGTCGCGCACCGTCGACACCAACGTCCTCGTATATGCCTCGGATTCGAGTTCCCCCGTGCACGCGAAGGCCGCCGCGCTGGTAGGGGAGTTGCTGCGCGGTCCGGAATTGACCACGGTGTTCTGGCCCGTGCTGCAGAGCTATCTGCGGATCGTCACGCATCCGCGGATCTGTGCCGCGCCGTTGCCGATCGCGGACGCGCACGGGGGCGTCGAGGCGCTGCTGGCGTCGCCCTCCGTCCGCCTGGTCGCGGAGGGCGACAGCTTCTGGAACTGCTACACCAAGCTCGGCGGTGGCCGCGGCAACGACGTGCCCGACACGGTGATCGTCGCGTTGATGCACGAGCACGGCGTGGCGACGATCTACAGCCGCGATCGGGATTTCCGGAAGTATCCCGGCATCACGGTTCGCGATCCGTTCAGCGACTGA
- the menE gene encoding o-succinylbenzoate--CoA ligase: protein MPTGTAVGDILPHLREALAGNGPAWLPVPSGDRRESHRLSNALGPGEPIDDDVALVVTTSGTTGVPKGAMLGAAALRASGDATHERLGGPGQWLLALPTHHIAGLQVLLRSIQAGTEPVVLDVSDGFLPTGLAQAVATMTGPRRYTSLVPTQLIKALDEPAGTEALAALDAVLIGGAATPPPVLARARAAGINVVRTYGMSETCGGCVYEGVPLTGAEVRIEGGRVLLGGAMLAQGYRGLPDHPAFAEPGWFRTDDAGVFDGGVLSVSGRLDEAITTGGLLVIPQVVEAVLATHPAVGEAVVLGLPDERLGQRVAVAVVPAAGALPTLDELRAHVAGELDPTAAPRELAVLEELPMRGPGKPDRTALRERLLAHPPHRAQDPVSR from the coding sequence ATGCCGACCGGTACCGCGGTGGGCGATATCCTGCCGCATCTCCGGGAAGCGTTGGCGGGCAACGGTCCGGCGTGGCTGCCGGTGCCCAGTGGCGACCGCCGGGAGTCGCACCGGCTGTCGAACGCCCTGGGTCCGGGCGAGCCCATCGACGACGACGTGGCGCTGGTGGTGACCACCTCGGGAACCACGGGCGTGCCGAAGGGCGCGATGCTCGGCGCGGCCGCCCTGCGGGCCAGCGGCGACGCCACCCACGAGCGGCTGGGCGGGCCGGGACAGTGGCTGCTGGCGCTGCCGACCCATCACATCGCCGGCTTGCAGGTATTGCTGCGCAGTATCCAGGCCGGAACCGAGCCGGTGGTGCTCGACGTCTCGGACGGATTCCTGCCGACCGGCCTGGCCCAGGCCGTCGCGACCATGACCGGCCCGCGCCGGTACACCTCGCTGGTGCCGACCCAGCTGATCAAGGCGCTCGACGAGCCCGCGGGCACGGAGGCGCTCGCCGCGCTGGACGCGGTGCTGATCGGCGGCGCGGCCACCCCGCCGCCGGTGCTGGCGCGCGCCCGCGCCGCGGGCATCAATGTCGTGCGCACCTACGGCATGAGCGAGACCTGCGGGGGCTGTGTCTACGAGGGCGTGCCGCTCACCGGCGCCGAGGTGCGCATCGAGGGCGGCCGGGTGCTGCTGGGCGGAGCCATGCTGGCCCAGGGCTACCGGGGGCTGCCCGATCATCCCGCCTTCGCCGAACCGGGCTGGTTCCGCACCGACGACGCCGGCGTGTTCGACGGCGGCGTCCTCAGCGTCAGCGGGCGCCTCGACGAGGCCATCACCACCGGCGGCCTGCTGGTGATCCCGCAGGTCGTGGAGGCCGTGCTGGCCACCCACCCGGCGGTCGGCGAGGCCGTCGTGCTGGGCCTGCCGGACGAGCGGCTGGGGCAGCGCGTGGCGGTGGCCGTGGTCCCCGCCGCCGGCGCACTGCCCACCCTCGACGAACTGCGCGCGCACGTGGCCGGTGAGCTGGACCCGACCGCCGCCCCCCGCGAACTGGCCGTGCTGGAAGAACTTCCGATGCGCGGGCCCGGCAAGCCGGACCGGACCGCCCTGCGCGAACGCCTGCTCGCCCATCCCCCGCACCGCGCCCAGGACCCGGTCAGTCGCTGA
- a CDS encoding DUF3349 domain-containing protein → MLRRVIGWLKAGYPQGIPQSDYVALLAVLHRRLTDYEVHLIVEELISERAGDDEIARHEIEDAIARVAKEQPGEDDIARVTSRLAAGGWPLATPTSD, encoded by the coding sequence ATGCTGCGGCGGGTGATCGGCTGGCTGAAGGCCGGTTACCCGCAGGGCATCCCGCAGTCGGACTATGTGGCGCTGCTCGCCGTGCTGCACCGCCGCCTCACCGACTACGAGGTGCACCTGATCGTCGAGGAGCTGATCAGCGAGCGCGCCGGTGACGACGAGATCGCCCGGCACGAGATCGAGGACGCGATCGCCCGAGTTGCCAAGGAGCAGCCCGGCGAGGACGATATCGCCCGAGTGACCTCCCGGCTCGCCGCCGGTGGCTGGCCGCTGGCGACACCGACGTCGGACTGA
- a CDS encoding inorganic phosphate transporter, translated as MTAELLVLLIVVVTALVFDFTNGFHDTANAMATSIATGALGPRTAVLLSGGLNLIGAFLSVEVAATVAEGIVRLNGVGGPDLLEIVFAGLVGGILWNLLTWLFGLPSSSSHALFGGLIGATIAALGWSGVIWSAGEQGVLNKIVLPAVLAPVVAALVASIGTWLVYRITRGSDERIVNRGFRWGQIGSASLVSLAHGTNDAQKTMGIIFLALIAYGSRSPSDPLPLWVIVSCAVAIAAGTALGGWRIIRTLGRGLVDITPPQGLAAESTSAAIILTSAHFGLPLSTTQTVTGAILGTGLGRPGAEVRWPVLGRMAVAWVFTLPLAGLAGAICWALAHGIGGSAGVLVVFALLLMLAAFMWLRARRAPVHAGNVNDEWRSRPPPAAPPPPEAARPSEQQTLPAERQSSEQQRTPGDATRDGASSQRDSSHRDSSRRT; from the coding sequence GTGACCGCCGAACTGCTGGTTCTGCTCATCGTGGTCGTCACCGCACTGGTCTTCGATTTCACGAACGGCTTCCACGACACCGCCAACGCGATGGCCACATCCATCGCCACGGGTGCGCTCGGACCGCGGACGGCGGTGCTGCTGTCCGGCGGGCTGAACCTGATCGGCGCATTTCTCAGCGTCGAGGTCGCGGCCACGGTGGCGGAGGGCATCGTCCGGCTGAACGGGGTCGGCGGTCCGGACCTGCTCGAGATCGTGTTCGCGGGGCTGGTCGGCGGCATCCTGTGGAACCTGCTGACCTGGCTGTTCGGCTTGCCGTCGAGTTCCTCGCACGCGCTGTTCGGCGGCCTCATCGGCGCGACGATCGCCGCGCTCGGCTGGAGCGGCGTGATCTGGTCGGCCGGGGAACAGGGCGTGCTGAACAAGATCGTGCTGCCGGCGGTGCTGGCCCCGGTGGTGGCGGCGCTGGTCGCCTCGATCGGTACCTGGCTGGTGTATCGCATCACCCGCGGCAGCGACGAGCGGATCGTGAACCGGGGGTTCCGCTGGGGACAGATCGGCTCGGCCTCGCTGGTGTCGCTGGCGCACGGCACCAACGACGCGCAGAAGACGATGGGCATCATCTTCCTGGCGCTGATCGCCTACGGGTCGCGCTCGCCGTCGGATCCGCTGCCGCTGTGGGTGATCGTTTCCTGCGCCGTGGCGATCGCGGCCGGAACGGCGCTCGGCGGCTGGCGCATCATCCGGACGCTGGGCCGGGGCCTGGTCGACATCACACCGCCGCAGGGCCTGGCCGCCGAATCCACCAGCGCGGCCATCATTCTCACCTCCGCGCACTTCGGCCTGCCGCTGTCGACGACGCAGACCGTGACCGGCGCGATCCTCGGCACCGGACTCGGCCGGCCGGGTGCGGAGGTGCGCTGGCCGGTGCTCGGCCGGATGGCGGTGGCGTGGGTGTTCACCCTGCCGCTGGCCGGATTGGCCGGTGCGATCTGCTGGGCACTGGCGCACGGCATCGGCGGATCGGCCGGCGTGCTGGTGGTATTCGCGCTGCTGCTGATGCTCGCGGCGTTCATGTGGCTGCGGGCGCGCCGTGCGCCGGTGCACGCGGGCAACGTCAACGACGAGTGGCGTTCGCGGCCGCCGCCCGCGGCACCCCCACCGCCCGAAGCGGCCCGGCCATCCGAACAGCAGACGCTTCCCGCGGAGCGGCAATCGTCGGAGCAGCAGCGAACGCCCGGAGACGCGACCCGCGACGGCGCGAGTTCGCAGCGGGATTCGTCGCATCGGGATTCGTCGAGGAGGACGTGA
- a CDS encoding VOC family protein has protein sequence MDILGSRVILRPADYERTVAFYRDGLGLAIAREYPGGTVFFAGQSLIEVAAHGRRADAPTGFAGALWLQVRDAAAAEAECTLHGIAIERAPVREPWGLIEMWISDPDGVPIVVVEVPPEHPLRRDNRPSRD, from the coding sequence GTGGACATTCTCGGCAGCCGCGTCATCCTGCGACCGGCGGACTACGAGCGAACAGTGGCGTTCTATCGAGACGGGCTGGGATTGGCGATCGCGCGGGAGTATCCGGGCGGGACCGTTTTCTTCGCGGGTCAGTCGCTGATCGAGGTGGCCGCGCACGGTCGTCGCGCGGACGCGCCCACCGGCTTCGCGGGGGCGTTGTGGTTGCAGGTGCGCGACGCCGCCGCGGCGGAGGCGGAGTGCACGCTGCACGGAATCGCCATCGAGCGTGCGCCGGTGCGGGAACCCTGGGGCCTGATCGAGATGTGGATCAGCGATCCCGACGGGGTGCCGATCGTGGTGGTGGAGGTGCCCCCGGAACATCCGCTGCGCCGCGACAATCGACCGTCCAGGGACTGA
- a CDS encoding 1,4-dihydroxy-2-naphthoyl-CoA synthase, translating into MTFNAKLWEPVAGFEDLTDITYHRHLEQGTVRVAFDRPEVRNAFRPHTVDELYRVLDHARMTSDVGAVLLTGNGPSPKDGGWAFCSGGDQRIRGRSGYQYASGETADTVDRARAGRLHILEVQRLIRFMPKVVIALVNGWAAGGGHSLHVVCDLTLASREHARFKQTDADVGSFDAGYGSAYLAKLVGQKFAREIFFLGRTYTAEQMHHMGAVNAVVDHDRLEDEALEWTADILGKSPQAQRMLKYAFNLTDDGLVGQQLFAGEATRLGYMTDEAVEGRDAFLEKREPDWSPYPWYY; encoded by the coding sequence GTGACGTTCAATGCGAAGCTGTGGGAGCCCGTCGCGGGGTTCGAGGACCTGACCGATATCACCTACCACCGGCACCTCGAGCAGGGCACGGTGCGCGTGGCATTCGACCGCCCGGAGGTGCGCAACGCCTTCCGCCCGCACACCGTCGACGAGCTGTACCGGGTGCTCGACCACGCGCGAATGACCTCGGACGTCGGCGCGGTCCTGCTCACCGGCAACGGCCCCAGCCCCAAGGACGGCGGGTGGGCGTTCTGCTCCGGCGGCGATCAGCGCATCCGCGGCCGCAGCGGATATCAGTACGCCAGCGGCGAGACCGCCGACACCGTGGACAGGGCGCGCGCGGGCCGGCTGCACATCCTGGAGGTGCAGCGGCTCATCCGATTCATGCCCAAGGTGGTGATCGCGCTGGTGAACGGCTGGGCCGCCGGCGGCGGGCACAGCCTGCACGTGGTCTGCGACCTGACGCTGGCGAGCCGCGAGCACGCCCGGTTCAAGCAGACCGATGCCGACGTGGGCAGCTTCGACGCCGGGTACGGCAGCGCCTACCTGGCGAAACTGGTCGGCCAGAAGTTCGCCCGCGAGATCTTCTTCCTCGGCCGCACCTACACCGCCGAGCAGATGCACCACATGGGCGCGGTGAACGCCGTCGTCGACCACGACCGGCTCGAGGACGAGGCCCTCGAATGGACCGCCGACATCCTGGGCAAATCGCCGCAGGCGCAGCGGATGCTGAAATACGCGTTCAACCTCACCGACGACGGTCTGGTCGGCCAGCAGCTGTTCGCGGGCGAGGCGACCCGCCTCGGCTACATGACCGACGAGGCGGTCGAGGGGCGCGACGCGTTTCTGGAGAAGCGCGAGCCCGACTGGTCGCCGTACCCCTGGTACTACTGA
- a CDS encoding PaaI family thioesterase, whose amino-acid sequence MSERSERTSDTAERAEPDIDRSAIDADRYETHGGFPKVTESEPGPNFGAFVEAMRTLQDLAVSADCTEETYGQALAQANRLIELLEPYRAPELHSPAGRVSSLPGRGSLLMPPWLTVEAGPEGVRMTGEFRRYHLGGNSAVHGGVLPLLFDDLFGSLVHYAGRPISRTAYLHVNYRKVTPLETPLQVEGTVDRIEGRKTFVTARLFDESETLLADCEGLMVQLLPWQP is encoded by the coding sequence ATGAGCGAGCGCAGCGAGCGAACATCGGACACAGCCGAGCGAGCTGAACCGGACATCGACCGGAGCGCGATCGATGCCGATCGCTACGAGACGCACGGTGGTTTCCCCAAGGTCACCGAGTCCGAGCCCGGCCCCAACTTCGGGGCGTTCGTCGAGGCGATGCGCACGCTGCAGGACCTGGCGGTCTCGGCGGATTGCACCGAGGAGACGTACGGTCAGGCGCTCGCGCAGGCGAACCGGCTGATCGAGCTGCTCGAGCCGTACCGGGCACCGGAACTGCACAGCCCGGCCGGGCGGGTGTCCAGCCTGCCCGGGCGCGGCAGTCTGCTCATGCCGCCGTGGCTGACGGTCGAGGCCGGGCCCGAGGGCGTCCGGATGACCGGAGAGTTCCGGCGGTATCACCTCGGCGGCAACAGCGCGGTGCACGGCGGCGTGTTGCCGTTGCTGTTCGACGACCTGTTCGGCTCGCTCGTGCACTACGCCGGGCGGCCCATCAGCCGCACGGCCTATCTGCATGTGAATTACCGAAAAGTCACTCCTTTGGAGACTCCGCTCCAGGTCGAAGGGACCGTGGATCGCATCGAGGGGCGCAAGACGTTCGTCACGGCTCGGCTGTTCGACGAATCAGAAACATTGCTCGCCGATTGTGAAGGGCTCATGGTGCAGTTGCTGCCGTGGCAGCCGTAG